Proteins encoded by one window of Blautia luti:
- a CDS encoding HNH endonuclease produces MPYRPKTPCHHPGCPDMVEPGRLYCEKHLPLQPETTRPAAKRGYNRRWQKARKSYLEAHPLCVQCAKQGKYVRATVVDHIIPHRGDQKLFWDQNNWQSLCKSCHDKKTLTEDINPTYTY; encoded by the coding sequence ATGCCGTACAGACCAAAGACGCCGTGCCATCATCCCGGCTGCCCGGATATGGTGGAACCCGGCCGGCTCTACTGTGAGAAGCACCTGCCTCTCCAGCCAGAAACTACCCGGCCGGCAGCAAAGCGTGGATATAACAGACGTTGGCAGAAAGCACGGAAGTCGTATCTCGAAGCACATCCGCTCTGTGTGCAGTGTGCCAAGCAAGGCAAGTATGTCCGGGCAACAGTGGTGGATCACATCATTCCGCACCGTGGTGACCAGAAACTTTTCTGGGACCAGAACAACTGGCAGTCGCTCTGCAAAAGCTGCCACGATAAAAAGACGCTGACCGAAGACATCAACCCGACCTACACCTACTGA
- a CDS encoding helix-turn-helix domain-containing protein, translating to MVDIKEWRQEYGITQQALAKASGLDVRWIQKVEAGDIDIKNVTVKRFTLLMKEISNLSEQSNVPCKMQNQVETINGTYKMVSKLLKEELA from the coding sequence ATGGTTGATATCAAAGAGTGGAGACAAGAGTACGGTATCACGCAGCAGGCTTTGGCTAAGGCTTCCGGATTGGATGTGCGATGGATTCAAAAGGTGGAAGCTGGAGACATTGACATCAAGAATGTAACAGTGAAGAGATTTACCCTTTTGATGAAAGAAATCAGCAATTTATCGGAGCAGTCGAACGTCCCATGCAAGATGCAGAATCAAGTGGAAACGATAAACGGAACCTATAAAATGGTTTCAAAGCTTTTGAAGGAGGAATTGGCATGA
- a CDS encoding RNA-binding domain-containing protein: MLAFENQNIEFKQEYVPDIRKEVMGFANAEGGTVYVGVRKDGSVLGIGDPDGVMLQIVNSLKDSLAPDIMPFVRVNTVEIEEKQVIEIDVTTGTNRPYYLREKGLKPGGVYVRKGSSTQPMTEEGIREMILQNSGRSFELCRSMKQELTFYTLQTEMQRRSIEIGPSQMRTLKLIGEDGLYTNLALLLSDQCETTTKVALFQGTDKELFRDRKEFTGSILKQLEDVYQFIDLVNKTKATFSGLDRTDWRDYPEEAVREALLNSIVHRDYFFSGSNLVNVYEDRIEFVSLGGLVSGLELKSIFLGVSQSRNPNLAAVFYRMRLIESYGTGIGKIERAYKTCPFQPEFETAKGVFRVTLPNRNEEQNNEVQVSDNADEDISLNEQKQLIVQYAQENGSITRKEVEDLIGAGTTKAFRLLKELCEAGKLEQKGNGRLSTYVTKYDMDVF, from the coding sequence ATGTTAGCATTCGAGAACCAGAATATCGAATTTAAGCAAGAGTATGTCCCTGACATCCGAAAAGAGGTGATGGGATTTGCAAATGCAGAGGGCGGCACGGTTTATGTTGGTGTCAGAAAAGATGGATCAGTTTTAGGTATCGGCGATCCTGATGGGGTAATGCTCCAAATCGTAAATTCTTTGAAAGACTCCCTGGCACCAGACATAATGCCGTTTGTTAGAGTCAACACAGTTGAAATAGAAGAGAAGCAAGTTATCGAAATTGATGTGACAACCGGAACGAATCGACCGTACTATCTCCGTGAAAAAGGTTTGAAACCTGGCGGTGTGTATGTAAGAAAAGGAAGTTCTACACAGCCAATGACTGAGGAAGGAATCCGGGAGATGATTCTCCAAAACAGCGGCAGGTCTTTTGAACTGTGTAGAAGTATGAAGCAGGAATTGACGTTCTATACTCTCCAAACAGAGATGCAGAGAAGGTCGATTGAAATCGGGCCATCGCAAATGCGAACTCTCAAACTGATCGGTGAAGATGGCCTGTATACAAATCTTGCGCTGTTGCTATCGGATCAGTGTGAGACAACAACGAAAGTTGCTCTCTTTCAAGGAACGGACAAAGAACTATTCCGAGATAGAAAGGAGTTCACAGGATCTATTTTGAAGCAGCTTGAAGATGTATATCAGTTTATTGATTTAGTCAACAAAACGAAAGCAACATTTTCGGGGCTGGATCGAACTGATTGGAGAGATTATCCGGAGGAAGCTGTAAGAGAGGCTTTGTTGAACAGCATCGTTCATCGCGATTACTTTTTTAGTGGAAGCAATCTGGTCAATGTCTATGAGGACAGAATTGAATTTGTTTCTCTTGGAGGTCTTGTATCTGGTTTGGAGCTGAAATCCATTTTTCTTGGCGTTTCACAATCGAGAAATCCAAATCTTGCGGCTGTTTTCTACCGCATGAGATTGATTGAGAGCTACGGCACAGGAATCGGAAAAATCGAACGTGCGTATAAAACTTGTCCATTTCAACCGGAGTTTGAAACGGCAAAAGGAGTTTTCCGTGTGACACTTCCGAATAGGAATGAGGAACAAAACAATGAAGTGCAAGTGTCGGATAATGCGGATGAGGATATTTCGCTGAATGAGCAGAAGCAACTTATTGTTCAATATGCACAGGAAAATGGCAGCATCACAAGAAAAGAAGTAGAGGATTTGATTGGCGCAGGAACAACGAAGGCATTCCGACTGCTTAAAGAACTTTGCGAAGCAGGAAAACTTGAGCAAAAAGGAAACGGAAGGCTGAGTACCTACGTTACCAAATATGATATGGACGTCTTCTGA
- a CDS encoding type II toxin-antitoxin system RelE/ParE family toxin, which yields MQSKIGYSPRALKDLDEIWDYIEFELCNPSAAQNTVDGIMDKVDGIASFPESGAKLVFENGLDSGYRYVVFKNYLAFYRLRSNNVVYVDRVIYGGRDYMRILFPGL from the coding sequence ATGCAAAGTAAAATCGGCTATTCTCCGAGAGCATTAAAGGACCTTGATGAGATATGGGATTATATCGAGTTTGAACTCTGTAATCCAAGTGCTGCTCAGAATACCGTAGATGGCATCATGGATAAGGTAGATGGAATTGCATCTTTTCCTGAGTCTGGTGCAAAGCTGGTATTTGAAAACGGACTTGATAGTGGGTACCGCTATGTTGTGTTCAAGAATTATCTTGCCTTTTACCGCTTAAGATCAAACAATGTAGTTTATGTTGACCGTGTGATTTACGGCGGCAGAGATTACATGAGAATCCTTTTCCCAGGACTATAA